A genome region from Anolis carolinensis isolate JA03-04 chromosome 6, rAnoCar3.1.pri, whole genome shotgun sequence includes the following:
- the LOC103281604 gene encoding zinc finger protein 135, producing MENPLHPTATSHIGVKLHKCMDCGKILSSRSNLNKHQRVHTGEKPYQCMECGRSFSWNGDLKSHQRTHTGEKPHQCMECGKSFSHSGAFYSHQRTHTGEKPYTCKECGKSFSQSGKLHLHQMTHTGEKPHKCKECGKSFSQKDGLHYHQRIHTGEKPYQCMECGKSFSQSGGLHSHKRSHTGEKPHKCVECGKSFKWSGQLRSHQRTHTGEKPYQCMECGKSFSHSGALNSHQRTHTGEKPYKCIECGKSFNISGNLRSHQRIHTGEKPFECMECGKSFSSKEHLDCHQRTHTGEKPFECMECGKSFSNRGHLSSHQKTHTGEKPYQCMDCGKNFSRRGHLNDHQRTHRGEKPYKCMECGKSFTRNGSLRSHQRTHTGEKPYKCMECGKSFSQSGHLRPHQRTHTGEKPYQCKECGKSFRNTSARTKHQRTCTQLEEICL from the coding sequence ATGGAAAATCCTCTACATCCCACAGCCACATCACACATAGGAGTGAAGCTACATAAGTGTATGGACTGTGGGAAAATTTTAAGTAGCAGAAGTAATCTTAATAAACATCAACGAgttcacactggagagaagccatatcaatgcatggaatgtggaaggaGCTTCAGTTGGAATGGAGATCTGAAGAGTcaccaaaggacccacacaggggagaagccacatcaatgcatggaatgtggaaagagcttcagtcatagTGGAGCTTTCTattctcatcaaaggacccacacaggggagaagccatatacatgcaaggaatgtggaaagagcttcagtcagagtggaaagcTGCATCTCCACCAaatgacccacacaggggagaagccacataaatgcaaggaatgtggaaagagcttcagtcagaaggACGGTCTGCATtaccatcaaaggattcacacaggggaaaagccatatcaatgcatggaatgtgggaagagcttcagtcagagtggaggtCTCCATTCTCATAAAAGatctcacacaggggagaagccacataaatgcgtggaatgtggaaagagcttcaaatGGAGTGGACAACttcgttcccatcaaaggacccacacaggggagaagccatatcaatgtatggaatgtggaaagagcttcagtcatagTGGAGCTCTGAattctcatcaaaggacccacacaggcgagaagccatataaatgcatagaatgtggaaagagcttcaataTTAGTGGAAATCTCCGTTctcatcaaaggatccacacaggggagaaaccgtttgaatgcatggaatgtggaaagagcttcagtagcAAGGAACATTTGGActgccatcaaaggacccacacaggggagaaaccatttgaatgcatggaatgtggaaagagcttcagtaacaGAGGACATCTTAgttcccatcaaaagacccacacaggggagaagccatatcaatgtatggattgtggaaagaacttcagtcGAAGAGGACATCTTAATGACCATCAAAGGACACAcagaggggagaagccatataaatgcatggaatgtgggaaaagCTTCACTCGGAATGGCAGTCtccgttcccatcaaaggacccacacaggggagaagccatataaatgcatggaatgtggaaagagcttcagtcagagtggacaccTGCGtccccatcaaaggacccacactggggagaagccgtatcaatgcaaggaatgtggaaagagcttcagaaaCACTTCAGCACGCACTAAACATCAAAGAACTTGCACACAACTAGAGGAGATCTGTCTTTGA
- the dctn5 gene encoding dynactin subunit 5, whose protein sequence is MELSEMLYNKSEYIETASGNKVSRQSVLCGSQNIVLNGKTIVMKDCIIRGDLANVRVGRHCVLKSRSVIRPPFKKFSKGVAFFPLHIGDHVFIEEDCVVNAAQIGSYVHIGKNCVIGRRCVLKDCCRILDNTVLPPETVVPPFTTFSGCPGLFSGELPECTQELMVDVTKSYYQKFLPLTQV, encoded by the exons aTGGAGCTGAGCGAGATGCTCTACAACAAGTCCGAGTACATCGAGACG GCCTCCGGGAACAAGGTCAGCCGGCAGTCGGTGCTCTGCGGGAGCCAGAACATCGTCCTCAACGGGAAG accatAGTCATGAAGGACTGCATCATCCGGGGGGACCTGGCCAACGTGCGGGTGGGGCGACACTGTGTGCTGAAGAGCCGGAGCGTCATCCGCCCGCCCTTCAAGAAGTTCAGCAAAGG gGTGGCCTTCTTCCCACTGCACATCGGGGACCACGTCTTCATCGAGGAGGACTGCGTGGTCAACGCGGCCCAGATCGGCTCCTATGTCCACATCGGCAAGAACTGTGTCATC GGCCGCCGGTGTGTCCTGAAGGACTGCTGCAGGATCCTGGACAACACGGTGTTGCCCCCGGAGACGGTGGTCCCGCCCTTCACTACTTTCTCAGGCTGCCCAG GGCTCTTCTCCGGAGAACTCCCCGAGTGCACCCAGGAGCTGATGGTCGACGTCACCAAGAGCTACTACCAGAAGTTCCTGCCCCTCACCCAGGTCTAG